In a single window of the Saccharothrix australiensis genome:
- a CDS encoding response regulator transcription factor: MCPEERIPDTGGEPTVLGLIRLARTHQSIAQALLAHAEKIGRRNSAVLPAALDGLARWNLTRRERRVAELLVEGLSNRRIARRMEISERTVKNHLHSIFYKLGVGDRTQAVIKLMRRPE, encoded by the coding sequence ATGTGTCCGGAGGAGCGCATTCCCGATACCGGTGGGGAACCCACCGTGCTGGGGCTGATTCGTTTGGCGCGCACCCACCAAAGTATCGCGCAGGCGCTGCTCGCCCATGCCGAGAAGATCGGTCGCCGCAATTCGGCGGTGTTGCCGGCCGCCCTGGACGGCCTGGCGAGGTGGAATCTCACCAGACGGGAGCGGCGGGTGGCCGAACTACTGGTGGAAGGGCTGTCCAATCGCCGGATAGCGCGCAGAATGGAAATCTCCGAGCGCACCGTGAAAAACCACCTGCACTCGATCTTCTACAAGCTCGGCGTCGGTGACCGGACCCAGGCGGTCATCAAGCTGATGCGGAGGCCCGAGTGA
- a CDS encoding ABC1 kinase family protein, with translation MADGRVRLIAATLARLVARRVAPGAGGDLAARRRRRARAVREAFEQLGPLYIKLGQILSTRPDFVNAETIEELGRLHDRVPASPFRDFEPVLAAELGRDWQRHFRHVDVEHPLGSASLAQVYRVTLADGRRAALKVQRPGVREVVATDMALLRRAARLLVNTRPRFNAVVDVHAMLDLAFEAVNGELDFTVEARNMDRGRAQAAAFDHLTVPEVLLVTPRVLVQGLAAGRSIREVAPGAFPADERLAIAHDLLAYMYRGYFVDRLFHADPHPGNVFVAPGRGAFLIDWGMVCRLDRPMSLKLALTLINIVENDGDGAAKAWVEMGKPTQWADLSGFVGDVAALVPKAATASLEELNFGITLTTVLGHSTKRGIRISPVIPMLGKSFANLEGSIRCLAPEVSAAEVLRAELADIVVDLSCETLSESYLARGVVELLLTANGSYTQARGILRDLSNRDLQIPVDSRKVEATTITPAKVLYGAAALGGVLLWRRAHRDD, from the coding sequence CCGCCGGGTCGCGCCCGGTGCGGGCGGCGACCTCGCCGCGCGGCGCAGGCGACGCGCGCGAGCGGTCCGGGAAGCCTTCGAGCAGCTCGGCCCGCTCTACATCAAGCTCGGCCAGATCCTGTCGACGCGGCCGGACTTCGTCAACGCGGAGACCATCGAGGAGCTGGGCAGGCTGCACGACCGGGTGCCCGCGTCGCCGTTCCGGGACTTCGAGCCCGTCCTGGCCGCCGAGCTGGGCCGCGACTGGCAGCGGCACTTCCGCCACGTCGACGTCGAGCACCCGCTCGGCTCGGCCTCGCTCGCCCAGGTCTACCGGGTGACGCTGGCCGACGGCCGCCGCGCGGCGCTGAAGGTGCAGCGACCCGGCGTCCGGGAGGTGGTCGCGACCGACATGGCGCTCCTGCGCCGGGCCGCGCGCCTGCTGGTCAACACGCGGCCGCGGTTCAACGCCGTGGTCGACGTGCACGCGATGCTCGACCTGGCCTTCGAGGCGGTCAACGGCGAGCTGGACTTCACCGTCGAGGCGCGCAACATGGACCGCGGGCGCGCGCAGGCGGCGGCGTTCGACCACCTCACCGTGCCCGAGGTGCTGCTGGTGACGCCCCGCGTGCTGGTGCAGGGCCTGGCGGCGGGCCGGTCCATCCGGGAGGTCGCGCCGGGCGCGTTCCCCGCCGACGAGCGCCTGGCGATCGCCCACGACCTGCTCGCCTACATGTACCGCGGCTACTTCGTCGACCGGCTGTTCCACGCCGACCCGCACCCCGGCAACGTCTTCGTCGCGCCGGGCCGGGGCGCGTTCCTGATCGACTGGGGCATGGTGTGCCGGCTGGACCGCCCGATGAGCCTCAAGCTGGCGCTGACCCTGATCAACATCGTGGAGAACGACGGCGACGGCGCGGCGAAGGCGTGGGTGGAGATGGGCAAGCCGACGCAGTGGGCCGACCTCAGCGGCTTCGTCGGCGACGTGGCGGCGCTGGTGCCCAAGGCGGCGACCGCGTCGCTGGAGGAGCTGAACTTCGGCATCACCCTGACCACCGTGCTCGGGCACTCCACCAAGCGCGGCATCCGGATCAGCCCGGTGATACCCATGCTGGGCAAGTCGTTCGCGAACCTGGAGGGCTCGATCCGCTGCCTGGCGCCCGAGGTGTCCGCCGCCGAGGTGCTGCGCGCCGAGCTGGCCGACATCGTGGTCGACCTCAGCTGCGAGACGCTGTCCGAGTCCTACCTCGCCCGCGGCGTGGTGGAGCTGCTGCTGACCGCCAACGGCAGCTACACCCAGGCGCGCGGCATCCTGCGGGACCTGTCGAACCGGGACCTCCAGATCCCGGTCGACTCCCGCAAGGTGGAGGCGACCACCATCACCCCCGCCAAGGTGCTCTACGGCGCCGCCGCGCTCGGCGGCGTGCTGCTGTGGCGCAGGGCGCACCGCGACGACTGA